AGAGAAAAATACAAAGACATAATCAAATAAAATAAATTTTTCAACCTTTCATATAAGTCCGAATTTTCTCTATTTGTTGCGATTAGCCCAATGCTCTCTATCTCCAACCTTTTTATATTTTATCTCCACTAGATCACCTACTTCATATTTGCATATATCAGGTGAAAATGTCTCACTAAATCTCTTCTCATCAACCACAATGCTAAGGCTTACAACAAAATTTTGCCTAACAACTCTTGTATATAGCGCGCCAATCCTACCGATCTTTTTCAAACTACTCTAGCTCCTCGGCAATCTCTAGCACTTCAAAATACTCATTTTCTAGGCTTTCAAGCTCAGCTTTTGCCTTTTCAAGCTCTTCATAAAGCTTAGTTAGGCCCACTTCTTGATAAATTTTAGGATCGCTTAACCCCTCGTTTAGCTCGGCTACTCTCGCTTCAAGGGCTGAAATTTTGTCTGGATATGTGTTTAAAATTTGTGTCTGTTTATAGCTTAGCTTTGCGCCTGTTTTGTTCTTTTGCTTCGCTTCATTTTGGCTATTTGCGAGCTCTTTTTCAAATTTATCAAGCTCTTTCATCTCATCTTCAAGCTCCAAATAGACGCTATACTCTTCATGTAAGACATTTATCTTTGTGCCCTCAAACGCCCAAAGCTTATTTGCCATCTTATCGACAAAATATCTATCGTGGCTAACTAACAAAATAGCCCCCTCAAAGCTTTGCAGATAGTCTTCTAAGATGTTGATAGTTGCGATATCAAGGTCATTTGTCGGCTCATCAAGCACCAGCACATCGTAAGTTTTGGTAAAAAGAAGCGCCAAAGCGACGCGGTTTTTCTCGCCACCACTTAAAACGCCTATCTTTTTATCTAAAAATTCCTTCGGGAAGAGGAAATTTTTAAGATATCCATAAACGTGCATATTTCGCCCACGAACTAGCACATGATCGCCGCCATTTGGGCAAAAGGTTTCAATTAGGCTCTTCTCATCATCAAGGACATTTCTAGCCTGATCAAAGTAGCCGATACTCACCTCTCCTCTTTTTATCTCGCCGCTACTTGGCTTTTCAAGTCCTAGTAAAATTTTAAGTAGCGTGCTTTTGCCACTGCCATTTCGTCCGACTATGGCGATCCTCTCGCCCTGCAAGACTCTTGCGTCAAATTTTTCAAAAAGCACCTTGCCGTCTATACTTTTGCTTAAATTTTTAAACTCAAATAGCATTTTTTTGCGGTTTTGGCTCTGCGTTTGGTTGAAATTTTTACTAGCACGCTCAAGCTCTAGCCTCACTCGCCTTATCACGCCTGGATTTTTCTTGGCTTCTTCTCGCATAGCAAGTACCCGCTCTTTTCTGCCCTCGTTTCGCTTTAGCCTAGCTTTTACGCCTCTTCTTAGCCACTCCTCTTCAGCCTTTAGCTGTTTTAGCAGCGTCTCATGCGACTTTGCAAGGCTTGCTAAAATTTCCTCTTTTTTGGTTAGATAGTTTGCATATCCGCCCTCGAAATTTTTTAAGCTTGCATCCTCAACCTCAACGCACCTGGTTGCCAGCGCATCGATAAAATACCTATCGTGACTTATAAAAACTATGCTTTGATTTGAGCCCTTTAGCATATCTTCAAGAAATTTGACCATGTAAACATCAAGGTGGTTTGTTGGCTCATCAAGTAGCAGCACATCTGGCTTTTTAAGGATGAGTGCACCCAGTGCCACGCGTCTGATCTCGCCGCCACTTAGTGAGCAAATGGGCCTATTTTCATACTCTTTTAGCTTAAATTCTTGCAAAATTCGCTCGATCTTATGCTCGATATTCCAGCCATCCTTTGCCTCTATAAACTTTAATAGTCTCTCTTGCTCTTTTAAAATTTCTTTGTTTTCAGGATCATTTGCTAGTAAAACACCACTCTTTTCGTACTCGCTTATCGCGTCAAATATCTCCTTTAGCTCGTTATTTAGCGCATCTCTTACACTAAAAGTGGCGTTAAAATTTGGATTTTGCGCTAGCATCTCGACGCTTATTAGGTTTTGCACTATGCGTCTGCCGCTATCTGCTGCCACCTCACCAGAGATGATCTTCATAAGCGTGCTCTTGCCGCTGCCATTTTTGCCGATGATAGCTATTTTCTCATTTTCATTTACACTAAAATTTACAGCGTTTAAAATCTCGTTTGCGCCAAATTTTTTACTTACGTCTATCAGGTCGATTAATGCCATTTTTCTCTCATTTTTTAAATTTCTCGCGATTATATCAAAAGGGAGCTAAAACCTAATTTGGCTATAATTGCCACATAAATTTAGACTTTCAAGCGAGCATTTAATGAATCTTTCTATGAAAAAATTAGTAATTCCTATATTTTTAGATATGTTTTTACACTTCATTACGCTCATCATCAACACTTACATGGTTACAAAAGTGAGTGTGCATCTAGTTGGTGCAATGGGTGCTGGTAATCAAGTGATGGATCTTTTTATGACCATTTTTAACTTTCTAAGCATTGGCTGTTCAGTCGTCGTCGCCCAAGCACTTGGAGCTAAAAAGAACGATCTTGCCTCAAACGTCATACACGCAAGTATCACGTCAAATACGCTCTTTGGTATCTTCTCAGCTATCGTTATCTACGTCTTTGGCTACAACATCTTAAATTTACTAAACGTGCCAAAAGAGCTTATAAATGATAGCTTCTCATATCTACATATCCTTGGCTTTGCACTGCTCTTTGATGGTATCGGCATGGTGCTAGCTGCGGTGCTTCGTGTTTATAATCTAGCAACTGCTGTTATGCTAACTTCGGTTTTAATGAACGTAATTACGATTTTGGGCAATGCTATCTCCCTTTTTGGCTGGTTTAATCTGCCAAATTTAGGACTACAAGGAGTCGCTCTCTCGACACTTGTTGGCAGATTAGTAGGCATTTTTGTGCTAGCTTATATGCTAAGTCAAAAGGCAAAAGTTAAAATTTATTTTAAAAAACTGCTTGTCGTACCATTTGAAATTTTAAAGAAAATCCTCTCAATCGGCCTTCCAAGCGCAGGCGAAAATTTACTCTGGATGGCGCAATACATGGTCGCTTTTGGCTTTGTGGCAAGCATGGGCGAGGCTAGCCTTAGCGTGCAGACTATTTACTTTCAGATCACACTTCTTATCTTGCTTTGTGGAGCGAGCATTAGCGTGGCAAACGAGGTCATCGTTGGGCATTTAGTTGGAGCAAGCGAGTTTAATGAGGCCTATACAAGGACATTTAGAGCGCTAAGACTTGGAGTTTTTATCACGCTAGTAGTCGTGCTTATAGCTTATGCACTAAAGTATCAAATCATGGACGCACTAAATTTAAATGAAAATTTACGTGCGATCATGCTACCGCTTTTTACACTTTCGATATTTCTTGAAGCTGGCAGAACCTTTAATATCGTCATCGTAAATGCCCTTCGTGCAAGCGGTGATGCAAAATTTCCTCTTGCAACTGGCCTTATCTTTATG
This DNA window, taken from Campylobacter concisus, encodes the following:
- a CDS encoding MATE family efflux transporter; translated protein: MNLSMKKLVIPIFLDMFLHFITLIINTYMVTKVSVHLVGAMGAGNQVMDLFMTIFNFLSIGCSVVVAQALGAKKNDLASNVIHASITSNTLFGIFSAIVIYVFGYNILNLLNVPKELINDSFSYLHILGFALLFDGIGMVLAAVLRVYNLATAVMLTSVLMNVITILGNAISLFGWFNLPNLGLQGVALSTLVGRLVGIFVLAYMLSQKAKVKIYFKKLLVVPFEILKKILSIGLPSAGENLLWMAQYMVAFGFVASMGEASLSVQTIYFQITLLILLCGASISVANEVIVGHLVGASEFNEAYTRTFRALRLGVFITLVVVLIAYALKYQIMDALNLNENLRAIMLPLFTLSIFLEAGRTFNIVIVNALRASGDAKFPLATGLIFMWGLSLPLGYFLGIYLGWGIIGVWIGFCADEWLRGLANTWRWRSKKWQEKRLV
- the abc-f gene encoding ribosomal protection-like ABC-F family protein; this translates as MALIDLIDVSKKFGANEILNAVNFSVNENEKIAIIGKNGSGKSTLMKIISGEVAADSGRRIVQNLISVEMLAQNPNFNATFSVRDALNNELKEIFDAISEYEKSGVLLANDPENKEILKEQERLLKFIEAKDGWNIEHKIERILQEFKLKEYENRPICSLSGGEIRRVALGALILKKPDVLLLDEPTNHLDVYMVKFLEDMLKGSNQSIVFISHDRYFIDALATRCVEVEDASLKNFEGGYANYLTKKEEILASLAKSHETLLKQLKAEEEWLRRGVKARLKRNEGRKERVLAMREEAKKNPGVIRRVRLELERASKNFNQTQSQNRKKMLFEFKNLSKSIDGKVLFEKFDARVLQGERIAIVGRNGSGKSTLLKILLGLEKPSSGEIKRGEVSIGYFDQARNVLDDEKSLIETFCPNGGDHVLVRGRNMHVYGYLKNFLFPKEFLDKKIGVLSGGEKNRVALALLFTKTYDVLVLDEPTNDLDIATINILEDYLQSFEGAILLVSHDRYFVDKMANKLWAFEGTKINVLHEEYSVYLELEDEMKELDKFEKELANSQNEAKQKNKTGAKLSYKQTQILNTYPDKISALEARVAELNEGLSDPKIYQEVGLTKLYEELEKAKAELESLENEYFEVLEIAEELE